In the Parasphingorhabdus halotolerans genome, GCGCGCTCGCCGGAAAAAACAATTGTGCAAGAACTCGCCTATTTGATGCGCGCTGGTGAACCGGACGCAATGGACCGGATGGTTGGCTTTGCCTTTGGAGCGCTGGCTGTCCAGCTGATTGAGGAAGGGCGGTCCTCGAACATGGTTTGCCTAACCGATGGCAATTACGGCGTCGTGCCGATTGATACATTGCTGCAAGATACCAAAGGCGTAAATGTTTCAGGCCTCTATGACGCCAATCAATATCGCGCGAATTTACTGCAAGTCGAAGGCATGCCAATGTTTCTTTATTGAACGGGAGTGTAACTTATCTGCTAGCCTCGCGAATGGTTCCGAAAAGGAGGCCTTGACGATGACGACCAACGCAGCGGCGGTGCAACCAACATTACAGGAAGAGAGGCTCTCGCCATTTTTCCGTATCACGATGCGGGTTTGGGTGAAGACTTATCGCTCGATCATATCCCTGATCAATCCATTTTTCGATCTGCTCGTACGCTTGCTCGTTACCCAGGCAATTTTCCGGTCTGGTATCGTAAAATTATCTGATTGGGATACGGCACTGAATTTGGCGCGGCTTGAATATCCGGTCAGCTGGATGGCTCCCGGGACTGCCGCAGTGATTGGGGTACTCATTGAAGTGATCGCACCGATATTGCTGCTTTTTGGACTCTTCACGCGCGGTGCCGCGCTGGCCATTTTGTCGCTGCTAGCGATCAGCCAGATCGAATATCTTGCGGTTGATCTTAATCTTTGGTTGATCGCCATCCTTGGCTGGTACGTGCTGCGCGGGGCAGGCGCGTTTTCCTTTGATCGTGCCTTGGCGGCGGGATTGGGCGGCAGTGCTTTGCCCTTTGCCCGGTCAGTCACGTTATTTTGCCAGTTTTTGACAGAGAAGCTGGCTCCCTTGTGGTTTCTCGCTATCCGCCTGTGGCTGGCTGCTACCCTACTCATTGCTGTCGCTATGATCAGTGCAGGCGGGTCGGAAGTGTTCCTCCCGATCAAAAGCTTTGCTGGCATTCATCCGGGACTTGCTGTGATTTTGGCTGTGCTTTTGATCGCCGGATTTCTCGTTCCGGTTTCCAGCATATTGCTGATCGTTGCGCTCAGTACATTGGCAGTCATGGGGTTGCACCCCGATTTGACATTATATCCGATGCTGCTTTTTGGTTTTCTGTTCATCTTCGGCGGAGGCTTTATGGCCATTGATAGCGTTATATCGCGTTGGCTGGAAACCAATATATTATTTGACCGCAAATATGATGATGTTCCTGATCATTGGCCACATATTGTGGTTGTCGGCGCAGGTTTTGGTGGTCTGGCTTGCGTCAATAAGCTCAAAAACCTGCCAGTGCGGATCACCCTGATTGACCGGCATAATTATCACCTTTTTCAACCGTTGTTGTATCAAATCGCGACCGCCGCATTATCGCCAGCCGATGTTGCGACTCCAATCCGGGGGTTGTTTCGCAGCGACGGCAATGTCCGCGTTGTTCTGGGACAAGTGAGCGGCGTTGACAGCAACGCAAAAACGCTGACCTATGGACAAAACCAAGTAGAATATGACTATCTCGTTCTGGCGACTGGTGCATCGCACAGTTATTTTGGCAAAGACGAATGGGCACCGTTTGCTCCTGGACTGAAGACCATCGAAGACGGTGTTTCTGTCCGCGCGCATGTGTTGGGGGCTTTTGAAAGAGCGGAGTCGACGAACGACACCGAGCGGGTAAAGCGGCTTTTGACCTTTGTAATTGTCGGTGCCGGGCCGACCGGAGTAGAATTGGCTGGCGCAATAGCGGAACTGGCGCACCAAGGCTTGAAGGATGAATTCAGTCGGATCAATCCGGCTGAGGCAGAGATAATATTGGTGCAATCGGGGGATCGCATTTTACCCGCGTTCCCGGAAGAATTGTCAGCTCATGCGGCAAAATCGCTGGAAAATCTGGGTGTCGATATTCGGCTGAATTCGCGCGTTACCAACATAACCAGCGATCATGTAAACATCGGCGATGATCAGGAAATCGCGACAGAAACTGTGCTGTGGGCGGCTGGTGTCGTCGCCTCTCCCGCCGGAAAATGGCTCGATGCCGAAACCGACCGGGCTGGGCGGGTTGCTGTGGACGAACATTTGCGCGTCAAAGGCTATCAGAATGTTTTTGCGATTGGCGATACAGCGGGCAGTAATGGCTGGAACGGCGATCCGGTACCGGGCCTCGCTCCCGCGGCAAAACAAGCCGGTGCTTATGTCGCTAGTTATATCGAGGCACAGTTGGTTACAGGCCCGCAGTTGAAGCCATTTGCCTATAGGCACCAAGGCAGCCTCGCCACCATCGGGCGCAAAAGTGCAGTGGCTGATTTCGGTTTCATGAAATTGCATGGTGCAATAGCCTGGTGGTTATGGGGTGCGGTGCACGTCGGTTTTCTCTCCGGCACACGCAACCGGATTTCAGTGCTGGTCAACTGGATATGGTCGTATTTTACGCTGCAACTTGGCATAAGGTTGATCACTGGCAGGGACAGCGGAGCCTGATCAGCGGACTACATCAGACCCTTTGATCGAAAACTCGTATGCCCATCTTTGCCAATGATGATATGATCATGCACTGCGATGCCCAGTTTGCGCCCGGCATCGCAAATATCTTTGGTGACTGCGATATCCTGTCGGCTGGGTGAGCTATCACCGCTGGGGTGGTTATGGACCAATATGATCGCAGCGGAACCCAGCTCCAAAGCGCGTCGGATAACCTCGCGGGTGTAGATGGCGGCTTGATCAATCGACCCTTCGCTGACAAGCTCATCCCGGATCAGCTGGTTTTTGGTGTTCAAGTGCAACACCCGCACCCGTTCGTGGACAAGATGAGCCATATCGGCGCGCAGATAATCGAGCAGCGCTTGCCAGCTTGTCAAAATCGGCTGATCGCGGACAGGCTCGGAAAGCAATCTGAGCGCTGCAACCTGGACGATTTTTATTGCGGCTGCGCTGGTTTCACCCATGCCTTTAACATTCTTGAGGGTTTCGCCATCAGCGGTCAGCAGGCCCGGCAACCCGCCGAATTCCTCGACTAATTGTTTTGCAAGTGGCTTGGTGTCGCGGCGTGGAATGGCAAGCGCGAGAAGATATTCGATCAGTTCATGGTCCAGCAGGGCATCACCCCGGCCATTCAGCAATCGCTGCCGCAGGCGAGCACGATGGCCTTTGCCATGATGTTCTGTCGCTCCATTGAGGCCCCCGGGTTCCGCCATAAGCTTGGCTTAGCGTGGCTGGACCTTCGGACCAAAGTCAAGAAAGCAATATGTCCGAAAATGTCCAATCCGAACGCATAGCGGTAAAAACCTCGCCAATCGCGTAGTTGTACATTGCAACTTAAGGCAGACTTCTGCATTTCAACCCGGATGACCGAGGAAACAGCATTTGAACCGATAGGCAGCCGTTTCCGGCTCAGGTTCTTCCTGTACGTACTCATGTTTCTGTTGCTCGTCGGCTTTATCGTGCTCTGGTTCGGTCGTACGAGCATCGCGGATAGCTTTCTGCGCGACGAACTGGACAAGCTGGATGTTGAGGCCAGCTATGAAATTTCCGACATCGGTTTTAACAAACAGGTCATTCGCAATCTAGTAATCGGCGATCCTTCACGCCCCGATCTCACGGCGGAACTGGTCGAGGTCGGCAATTCGCTAACCCTGCAGGGAGCGGGCATAAATTGGGTGCGGGCGAGCGGCGTGAAGCTTTTCGGTCGGCTGGCCGATGGCAAGCTTTCCTTTGGCGAACTGGATAAGTTTACCGATCCGGAAGATGATAGCCCGCTTGCTTTGCCCGACATCTGGCTTGGCCTGAGCAATGCAAAGCTGAAGATAGATAGCGAATATGGCGCTATTGGAGTGTCGCTGAACGGTGAAGGCAATTTGCAGAACGGCTTTTCCGGTGAAATGGCTGCGATCAGCAAACAACTGGCGTTCGGCGGGTGCAGTCTCGCTGATCCCACCTATTTCGGCAAAGTCGCGATCAAGGGTAAGAAGCCCAAATTGCAGGGACCGCTGAGGTTGCCGCAGGTCCAATGCGCCGAGATGGATTTGTCTGCAGAAGATATGGCCGCGCGAATATCAGTGGAACTGGGATCGGATTTCGCCAGCTGGAACGGCAATGCCGGCTTGATCGGCGGGCCGGTTAAATATGTCGGTTATTCCACTCAGGAGCTGAAAACCACAGCGCGGTTCAAAGGCGATATGGCGCAAAGCAGCGGCGATATTGATTTGACTGCCAGCGGACTCCGTTCGCCCTATGGCGGCGCGGATATCGGGCGTTTTAGTGGACCGTTCAAGCTTGGTTATGGCGACGCGCAAATGACTGTCAGTTTCGAGGGATCGCCTAGCTTGCGCGCCGCGCGGCTAAATAGCGCGATGCTCGGGCAAGCCAGTTCAATTGCAGCATCAGCTGCTGGCTCGCCGGTCGGACCCGTTGCAGCCAAGCTTTCCGGAGCGGTGCAAGGGGCAGGGAAAGCCTTAGATATGTCTAGCGATATGCGGTTTGAAACCGGAGCCAAGGGGACAACACTTGCGCTCGACACCTTGGGTCTGCGTTCTCGTTCCGGGGCGGTTATGTCGCTCAGCAATCCGATGCTGCTCTCGTTCACACAAAAAAATATTCGCATGCTGGCTGATGGCAATATTCGCTTGCAGGGTGGAGGTTTTCCAACTGCGCTGCTCGTTCTCAACGATGGCAGCCTGTCTCGCGGCTTCTCCGGCCGTCTGGAAATGGCCAACTACGAAGCCGGTGCTTCCAGCTTGCGTATCCCGGCACTCAGCTTCTCTCCGGCGCGCCGTGGTGGAACCAATATCGATGGACGCTTCATGCTTTCGGGGCCGATTGCCGATGGGCAGATTACTGGCCTGCAAATGCCGATCAGCGGCAGTTTGGCTAGCAGCGGCAGATTTACGCTGTTTCGCCAATGCGTGGACCTGCAATTTGCCAGTCTTCGCGTGGCTTCGCTCACCGCTGGCCCAACGAAAACACGGCTTTGTCCGCAAGGTTTGGGCGGGATAGTGTCGAGCAGAGGCGGCGGCGTTAATATCGCGGCCGATGCGCCATCAATACGGCTCAATGGGGCTGTGGGTGGAACGCCGCTCTCGGTTTCCAGCGGCGCGCTTGGGTTCTCTCTCGCCAAGGGAATGATGGCGCGCAATGTTGCGGTGCGGCTCGGCGCGGTGGGCAGCCAGTCCGAATTTGATATCGCGCTGCTCGGCGCTGTTTTTGGGCGCAACATCACCGGAACGATTGCCGGTGCCAAAGGTAAGATCGCCAATGTGCCGTTACTGATGGAAGACATAGAAGCCCGGTGGCGTTATGCTGGCGGCGAGTTTCTGGCTGACGCGCAATTGAGAGTGCGCGATGAAAAGCAGGTTGAGCGGTTCCGGCCGGTGATCAGCAAAGATGTATTGTTGAAATTTGCCAACAGCGAGATTGTTGCAACCGGAACGCTTCAGGAGCCAACCACAGAGCGAGCCGTGGCGACCGTCGACATGGTCCACCGATTGGAAAACAACACGGGACAGGCTTTGTTAAACGTCAGCAGGTTGACTTTTGACAAGGATTTTCAGCCGGAACTATTGACCCCGCTCACACTCGGCGTGATCGCCAATGTCGATGGGTCGGTGACCGGTACGGGTCAAATCAACTGGGACAACAGTGAAGATGGCGTAAAAAGTACCGGCGTATTCCGTACGAACTCAATCAATCTCGCAGCGGCTTTCGGCCCTGTCACGGGATTATCCGGTGACATCAAATTCACTGATCTGTTGGGATTGGAAACTGGCCCGGGTCAGAAAGTCCTCATGGCGGAAGTGAACCCCGGCGTAGCGGTGTTCAATGGCTTTTTGAACTATCGCCTGTTGCCGGATTATAAAATGCAGATCGAGGGTGGCGAATGGCCGTTTGCCGGCGGTATGCTTTATCTGGAGCCAACGGTCATGGATATGGGCGAAGACAGGGAGAGACGGTTGGAGTTTACGGTCAAAGGCGTCGATGCGGCGCAGTTCCTGTCGCAGTTTGATTTTGAAAACCTTGCTGCGACGGGAGTCTTCGATGGCAAGCTGCCGATGGTTTTTGATCAGGACGGAGGCCGTGTTGTCGGGGGTATCTGGTGGCAAGAGAGGGCGGTGGTTCACTGGCTTATGTCGGAGAGCTTACCTACGAAGACATGGGTACCTTCGCGAACTTTGCTTTTAACGCTCTGAAATCTCTAAAATACCGTAATCTCACAATCGGCATGGATGGTGATATTGCGGGTGAAATCATCACTGAAGTCAAATTTTCAGGGCTGCAACAGGGCGATGATGCGTCCAAAAA is a window encoding:
- a CDS encoding FAD-dependent oxidoreductase; this encodes MTTNAAAVQPTLQEERLSPFFRITMRVWVKTYRSIISLINPFFDLLVRLLVTQAIFRSGIVKLSDWDTALNLARLEYPVSWMAPGTAAVIGVLIEVIAPILLLFGLFTRGAALAILSLLAISQIEYLAVDLNLWLIAILGWYVLRGAGAFSFDRALAAGLGGSALPFARSVTLFCQFLTEKLAPLWFLAIRLWLAATLLIAVAMISAGGSEVFLPIKSFAGIHPGLAVILAVLLIAGFLVPVSSILLIVALSTLAVMGLHPDLTLYPMLLFGFLFIFGGGFMAIDSVISRWLETNILFDRKYDDVPDHWPHIVVVGAGFGGLACVNKLKNLPVRITLIDRHNYHLFQPLLYQIATAALSPADVATPIRGLFRSDGNVRVVLGQVSGVDSNAKTLTYGQNQVEYDYLVLATGASHSYFGKDEWAPFAPGLKTIEDGVSVRAHVLGAFERAESTNDTERVKRLLTFVIVGAGPTGVELAGAIAELAHQGLKDEFSRINPAEAEIILVQSGDRILPAFPEELSAHAAKSLENLGVDIRLNSRVTNITSDHVNIGDDQEIATETVLWAAGVVASPAGKWLDAETDRAGRVAVDEHLRVKGYQNVFAIGDTAGSNGWNGDPVPGLAPAAKQAGAYVASYIEAQLVTGPQLKPFAYRHQGSLATIGRKSAVADFGFMKLHGAIAWWLWGAVHVGFLSGTRNRISVLVNWIWSYFTLQLGIRLITGRDSGA
- the radC gene encoding RadC family protein, coding for MAEPGGLNGATEHHGKGHRARLRQRLLNGRGDALLDHELIEYLLALAIPRRDTKPLAKQLVEEFGGLPGLLTADGETLKNVKGMGETSAAAIKIVQVAALRLLSEPVRDQPILTSWQALLDYLRADMAHLVHERVRVLHLNTKNQLIRDELVSEGSIDQAAIYTREVIRRALELGSAAIILVHNHPSGDSSPSRQDIAVTKDICDAGRKLGIAVHDHIIIGKDGHTSFRSKGLM